A segment of the Lelliottia amnigena genome:
CGGCTGTCGGCACGCCGAGCACCACGCGGTTGTTATACAGCGCCGTGCCGGTGGCATTACCGGAACGCGCTGCCATATCCAGCAGCGTCGCGATTTGCGTTTCGGTCGGCTGTTCAGGCAGCAGCAGAACGGTCTGCGAATAGTCGGCCAGACGCGTAAACGGGAAGGATGCGCCGACAAAATAGGAAAGATTCGGCAGAAGCGAGAAGTGGCGCGTGTGGCTCAGATCGATCCACGAGTCTTCGTCGATGCGGCTCTTGATGTTGTTGTTCATCAGCACGCTACACGGCGCGTTCTCTTTCGCCGTGATGTTGAAATAGAGCGACAGCTGGTTGTCGCCGTAAATCATGTACGGCTCAAGCGGCATGTCGAATTTCTCCTGCCGTGCATCGCCACCGACTTTGTGCCACAGCGTTTCCAGCGCGCCCTGCTTGTTGACCGGCAGGTTGTGCAGGAACGTGTCGTTCATGGTCATGCTCAGCCAGGACTTGTTTTCATCGATCCAGCTTTCGGTCGGGAAACGGTAGCCGATATGCAGCGGAATGGTTTCACCGTCCCACAGAAACAGATCCGGCGCGGCGCGGAAGGCCACGCGCAGCGGCGCATGCCAGATCCCGGTGACGGTCAGACTTTGATCCTTGCGGATCAGCTCTGAGAGCTTCACCGGACGATCGGTTGGGATCCAGCGCGGCGCGTCGTACGGCTTGCTCGCCGGGATCGTCTGCGTGGGGATCGTCATGCTGGCGGTTTGCTGCGTGAAGTTGCCCCGCGTCAGTCGCCATGCGGCGGTGCGCAGCGCCGCGTCGTCGTTACCGACGATCAGCAGCAGTTTATAAACCGGGTTCGCCGGGTTATCGATAACCTGCAGCATCGGCTGAGAAGACTGCGGCAGCGTCAGGCCACCAATTTTCTCACCGGGGTGGCCGATCAGAATGCCGTTTTTCTCTGGCAGCGTGTCGTGCAGCGCGGCAAATGAGACGCCGCGATAATCCGCCTGAATGCCGAGCCAGGAGGAGATCGACGCCGCTGCGCTGAGCGTATCGCTGCTGAGCGTGGGCCCAAAGGCGAAAGCAATGGTGGCCGGCGTCATCTGCATCGAATCAAAGAACGGGCGCGGGAAATGGCTGAGATCCGAGCCGATATCGAGCTGCTGGCCTTCCAAATCAAAGCGAGAGTCCGGCAGGATCGTGACGCGGTATTTTTCCGACAGATCGCGCTGGCACTGCATCGCATCGCCATCGTTAATCTTGAAGCTCAGGCTGTTGCTGGATACCAACAGCGCAGCGGGGATATCAAGCTGGAAGCGAGACACATCGCTGTCTGCCGCACCCAGCGGCACGGTGCCAAGCGGCTGACCGTTGAGCATCAGTTGCATAGTGGCGTTGCGCGTTGCCATTGCCGGAGAGACTTTCAGGTTCAACGAGAGTTGCGCGTTCGTGATGACCTGATCGACCGGGAGAGTGAAGTTCATCCCGCCCTGTAACTGGCCGCCGCTCAGCACCAGGCCCTGCGGCTGGCCCATCCTGCGCCACGCTGATACTGTTTACCGTGGACGGCACAAAATTCGCCAGCACTGGCGTGGTCGGCGCGGGCATTTCTACCGGCAAGAGCGCCTCAACAGAGGTTTCTTCGCTATGCAGCGGCAGCGCAAATAACGACGCCGCCAGCAGAGTGAGTTTTGTCAGGTGCTTCATACGTTGCCGTCCTCCTGCACTTGCGCTTGCGCACGGCGGTTCTCCCGGCGCGTTTTCCACGTCAGCCAGAAGAGATCAAAGACGCAGCGCACGATGGTCAGCAGCGAACGGAACGGATTGTCCTGCGGTTTTGGCGGCTGGATCCACGCATCAGCGCGAGCCAATACCACGCGCACCAGTTCACGGCGGCGCGCCAGAGGAATATCTTCAAACATCAGGCGGATATACTCTTCGTCAGTGGCGACCACCTTCACCGGAATACTGATCGCACCCGATTGCAGCAGCAGTTCCACCTCTTCGATTTCATCCGTCAGATGGCGATCATCCGGGAGTTCGATACGGCAACCGCCCATCGATAAATCCGCCGTCTGGCTGCGGGAAGAGATCCCGCTGGCGTAGTGAATCAGCACCGGGATTTTGACGTCGATACGAATGGTTTTGCGCGTCTGGCGCGTTTCACGGGCGACGGCAATCGCCGCCAGCAGGAAGATCAGGCTGTAAAGTCCCCAACCGACGTTGAGCGCGATAACGCTGGGATCGACGCCGTAGTAGTCGTGGGCACACGCGCGAACGATACCGGCGATGACGCCGATAGCCAGCAAAATGGCGATCACCAGATGCGGGCGCACGACCCGGAAATCGAAGTAGCCGACGTTAAGCAGCGCCCCTTTATCCGTCACGTTGAACTTGCCGCGCTTCGGGAAAATCATGGTCACGGCAGTTGGCAATACCAGATGGAACGCCAGCACCAAATCGTAGATTTCGCCCCAGAAGCTGTAGCGATAGCGTCCGTTCATCCGCGAGTTGAGGTAAATCGCCAGGAACAGGTGCGGCAGCGCATAGGCAAACACCAGACCCGCCGACGAGTGAATGATGTTGAGGTTGAACAGCAGATAGGCCAGCGGCGCGGTTAAGAATGCGATACGCGGCAGCGCGAACTGATAGTAGAGCATGGCGCTGAGGTAGCACAGGCGCTGCTGAATCGTCAGCCCACGGCCTAACAGCGGGTTATCCAGACGGAAAATTTGCGTCATGCCACGTGCCCAACGGGTTCGCTGGATGACGTGCAGCACCAGACGTTCGGTAGCAAGACCGGCGGCCAGGGGGATATCAAGAAAGGCGGATTTCCAGCCGAGACGCTGCATTTTCAACGCGGTGTGCGCATCTTCGGTGACAGTTTCCACGGCGAAGCCGCCGATCTCTTCCAATGCGCTACGGCGGATAACCGCACAGGAGCCGCAGAAGAACGTGGCGTTCCAGTTGTCGTTACCCTGCTGGATTGGGCCGTAGAACAGCGTCCCTTCATTCGGGATATTGCGCCCGACGGAGAGGTTACGTTCGAACGGGTCCGGCGAATAGAAATAGTGCGGCGTTTGCACCAGTGCCAGCTTAGGATCTTTCAGGAACCCGCCCACGGTAGCTTGCAGGAAAATACGCGTGGCAACGTGGTCGCAGTCAAACACCGTAATCAGCTCACCCTGCGTCAGTTTCATCGCATGGTTCAGGTTGCCCGCTTTCGCGTGAGAGTTGTCGTTACGGGTGATATAACCCACGCCAACGTCTGCCGCGAAGACGGCAAACTCGCGGCGCTTCCCGTCATCGAGCAGGTAAATCTTCATTTTGTCGCGCGGGTAGTCGATACACTGCGCAGCCAGCACCGTATCACGCACCACGTCCAGCGATTCGTTATAGGTTGGGATGTAGACGTCAACCGTTGGCCATTTCGACATATCGTCGGGCAGCGGGACAATTTCACGCTTTAGCGGCCAGATGGTTTGCAGATAGTTGAGCAGCAAGAGCACCCAGACGTAGACTTCCGCCAGAAATAACCCCATCCCGAGTATTGTTTCAATCTCAGAATTAAAATGCAGGGTTTGCGTGAGGCGGAAATACATATAGCGGGTCGACATCAATAATGACATCACCACCATAATTACAGAAATACTGCGTCTTTTGCTAAAGCCCATTAAAAACAGAAGGCCAATACTGATAAAGCCGAAGATATATTGTTTCTGGCTGTCCATCGGCGTGATGATGATGAGCAAGGCAACAGGAATCATTGCTAAGGCCAGCAAAATAAATAGAAACTTTTTCATAGGTTGCTCTGCCTGAGTTTAAAACCCGGAATGACGCGGAAGGGTGTGAACAGTGCCGTCACCCACTTTCACTCCAAGAATACCCGCGACTTTTTTGGCAATAAGCTCAATGTCGAAGGCCGCGGCGGATGCCGGACTGAAGTCAAATACGGACTGTTGGGAGGCATTGGCTTCGCCAACGCTTTCGTCGCGGTGTACAACGCCCAGCAATTTGTCGCCAAGTTTATTTTCAACAAAGGCGGTGACATCACGACTGATCTGTCGGCGGTTGTCGCTTTGATTGAGGATAAAATAGTGCCCGGCTTTATGATTGAGCGCGCCGCCCGTCAGGCGTTGATTTTCAATTTGCGGCAACAGGGAGAGTGAAGCGGTGTCTGCCATCAGCGTAATCAAGTGCAGATCCGCCAGGCGTGACATCGCTTTTAAGGCTGGCGACGGTCCCGGTGGGAAATCGGCAATAATAATCAGCCCAGGATAATTCAAAAGGGTGCTTAAACCGCGCGTGAGGAAATGCTCATCATGTGTGAGTCGTTCTTCAAACGCCATGCGTTGCGGTTCGGTGGCATCGCCGTACGGCAACACAAATAAGTTTCCACCGGCTGTGAGCACAAACTGGCTCCAGTCGGAGGATTCTGCTGCTCTGGCAACGTAGCCACGGGTGTCAGAAAGCGGCACACCAAAATGCAGGCGTAACGCATTTTGCACATCGAAATCCAGCGCTAAAACCTTACTTCCCGAGCGCGCGAGCGCATAAGCCAGATTTGCGGTCATGGTCGTCTTACCCACGCCGCCTTTTGGCGAACAAATGCAAACTAACGGCATGTGGCGATCCTTTCCAGCAGGGAATTCAGGGGCTGATTTTTTTCAGCGGTGGGCGTCGGGGTGTTCGTCGCAGGCGCAAACAGACGCGAGAAATTCACCTCAGCCGGAGCAGGCGCAGGCATAACGGCACGAACCGATTCGGGTGCAGGTGCAGGTGCAGGTGCAGGTGCTACAGAGAGTGTGTCAGGCACTGCGGCAAGCTGCTCGGCAACGTCATTTAATATCGAAGGGGCATCATGAGACACCGTCTCAATCGCAACCCTGTCGGGCACGAAGGCAGCATCCGTCAGTGCAAATGCTTCAGGCGTGACGGGTTGCGGAATGGGTAAAGAGACGTGTCCCCCAACTGCAAGGGCATTTGTTTCCGTTGCTGGAAGAAGTTGATTAAGAATGGCCCAACTTCCTTGCTCGCTCCCCTGAGTTTGTCCTGAGAAGTCTTTAAAATCGAGCGCCTGATTGCGCGTTTTGTCCTTAAATCGCTGCAAATCATCATAGTGATTCATAGTTATACTCATGATTTACAAATACATAATGTACACACCACAGTTTGACTCACGTGGCCATTTACGATCGACAGACGAGTTTTATTCAGGTGTAGGTGTACAGTGACGTTGCAGAGTTAACTGAACGTTTATTATGGGCATGCTTAAATTATGGTTTTAATGCCGGGGTGTTTATTTACGACTTAACAGTAAACATCGACTCGAC
Coding sequences within it:
- the acsAB gene encoding cellulose synthase catalytic subunit; translated protein: MKKFLFILLALAMIPVALLIIITPMDSQKQYIFGFISIGLLFLMGFSKRRSISVIMVVMSLLMSTRYMYFRLTQTLHFNSEIETILGMGLFLAEVYVWVLLLLNYLQTIWPLKREIVPLPDDMSKWPTVDVYIPTYNESLDVVRDTVLAAQCIDYPRDKMKIYLLDDGKRREFAVFAADVGVGYITRNDNSHAKAGNLNHAMKLTQGELITVFDCDHVATRIFLQATVGGFLKDPKLALVQTPHYFYSPDPFERNLSVGRNIPNEGTLFYGPIQQGNDNWNATFFCGSCAVIRRSALEEIGGFAVETVTEDAHTALKMQRLGWKSAFLDIPLAAGLATERLVLHVIQRTRWARGMTQIFRLDNPLLGRGLTIQQRLCYLSAMLYYQFALPRIAFLTAPLAYLLFNLNIIHSSAGLVFAYALPHLFLAIYLNSRMNGRYRYSFWGEIYDLVLAFHLVLPTAVTMIFPKRGKFNVTDKGALLNVGYFDFRVVRPHLVIAILLAIGVIAGIVRACAHDYYGVDPSVIALNVGWGLYSLIFLLAAIAVARETRQTRKTIRIDVKIPVLIHYASGISSRSQTADLSMGGCRIELPDDRHLTDEIEEVELLLQSGAISIPVKVVATDEEYIRLMFEDIPLARRRELVRVVLARADAWIQPPKPQDNPFRSLLTIVRCVFDLFWLTWKTRRENRRAQAQVQEDGNV
- the soj gene encoding cellulose synthase operon protein YhjQ yields the protein MPLVCICSPKGGVGKTTMTANLAYALARSGSKVLALDFDVQNALRLHFGVPLSDTRGYVARAAESSDWSQFVLTAGGNLFVLPYGDATEPQRMAFEERLTHDEHFLTRGLSTLLNYPGLIIIADFPPGPSPALKAMSRLADLHLITLMADTASLSLLPQIENQRLTGGALNHKAGHYFILNQSDNRRQISRDVTAFVENKLGDKLLGVVHRDESVGEANASQQSVFDFSPASAAAFDIELIAKKVAGILGVKVGDGTVHTLPRHSGF
- the bcsB_3 gene encoding cellulose synthase regulator protein; this encodes MGQPQGLVLSGGQLQGGMNFTLPVDQVITNAQLSLNLKVSPAMATRNATMQLMLNGQPLGTVPLGAADSDVSRFQLDIPAALLVSSNSLSFKINDGDAMQCQRDLSEKYRVTILPDSRFDLEGQQLDIGSDLSHFPRPFFDSMQMTPATIAFAFGPTLSSDTLSAAASISSWLGIQADYRGVSFAALHDTLPEKNGILIGHPGEKIGGLTLPQSSQPMLQVIDNPANPVYKLLLIVGNDDAALRTAAWRLTRGNFTQQTASMTIPTQTIPASKPYDAPRWIPTDRPVKLSELIRKDQSLTVTGIWHAPLRVAFRAAPDLFLWDGETIPLHIGYRFPTESWIDENKSWLSMTMNDTFLHNLPVNKQGALETLWHKVGGDARQEKFDMPLEPYMIYGDNQLSLYFNITAKENAPCSVLMNNNIKSRIDEDSWIDLSHTRHFSLLPNLSYFVGASFPFTRLADYSQTVLLLPEQPTETQIATLLDMAARSGNATGTALYNNRVVLGVPTAGGNLELLRTRDVLAVSGMAQHDFNQALLSSSPFTSHDNTLGVRTPSTWQKLQRWLAGDWTSDGVEADRYFSSNEAWRGFVSFRSPWSSDRLVVMALGSNDEQLARLHDDLTSARINAGIRGDAAIITNENGVRSFRVGSQFPSGEMPTQMMIVWYANQHSALLAILGLIMSTLCGLGLYAWLKKRARKRLNPETGK